A genome region from Macrobrachium rosenbergii isolate ZJJX-2024 chromosome 42, ASM4041242v1, whole genome shotgun sequence includes the following:
- the LOC136827674 gene encoding uncharacterized protein: MLCGLSTPNNAQISDGLAFPTICRLAEVGRAIEPFSCWCISRPKAHLCHIINPDLHLPQNVKDRCGTDTACCLKQVVIGARENVSTNTTANITNTTNDLSSFARFIIDYFALCNKSEKNIDAKSRGSLFDEPTKDSIPGSTKYVPSTTLVPALPGLSPAGSETKSLLETNDAELPGDYPESGFPGEAGNESASVQGKLFGFSHLYKSNESNVSLLDLGDIASSLLIQTNHLSKRSLNDTNVWLKTFSLLVSFINNTVSNRIHNANATGSGLDKNDIVGDYNKLGWLSKAVEAAIDISLYAGVALGIMYLTGTLLSGFISSVWNTCFICYFAENFDLVPVSPNL, encoded by the exons ATGCTTTGTGGACTTAGTACGCCAAACAACGCACAAATTTCTGACGG GTTAGCATTTCCTACAATATGTAGACTCGCGGAAGTTGGAAGAGCTATCGAACCATTCTCCTGTTGGTGCATATCCAGGCCCAAAGCTCACCTGTGTCACATTATCAATCCTGATCTTCACCTGCCTCAG aacgtCAAGGATAGATGTGGAACAGACACTGCCTGCTGTCTCAAGCAAGTGGTAATCGGTGCCAGGGAAAATGTGTCAACCAACACAACAGCCAATATAACGAATACTACTAATGACCTTTCGAGTTTCGCCAGGTTCATTATAGACTATTTTGCTTTGtgtaataaaagtgaaaagaatatCGATGCCAAGAGCCGTGGCAGTCTCTTCGACGAACCAACGAAAGATTCGATCCCAGGTTCTACAAAATACGTCCCCTCTACTACACTCGTTCCTGCATTACCTGGACTTAGTCCTGCTGGATCAGAAACCAAATCCCTCTTAGAAACGAATGATGCAGAACTTCCAGGTGATTATCCCGAATCTGGATTTCCAGGAGAAGCTGGAAATGAATCTGCATCAGTCCAAGGAAAGTTATTTGGATTCAGCCATCTgtataaaagcaatgaaagtaaCGTCAGTCTACTAGACTTAGGGGACATAGCAAGCTCCCTCCTCATACAAACGAACCACCTGAGTAAGAGATCTTTGAATGATACGAACGTCTGGTTAAAGACATTCTCTTTACTTGTCAGTTTCATAAACAATACAGTTTCGAACAGAATACATAACGCAAACGCGACAGGCTCTGGCCTCGATAAAAACGACATTGTCGGCGACTACAATAAACTGGGTTGGCTGTCGAAGGCTGTCGAAGCTGCCATTGACATTTCTCTCTACGCCGGAGTAGCCTTGGGCATAATGTATTTGACAGGGACCTTGCTCTCTGGGTTCATTTCGTCCGTCTGGAACACCTGCTTCATCTGCTACTTTGCTGAAAACTTTGACCTGGTACCAGTGAGTCCTAATTTGTAG